A genomic region of Methanomassiliicoccales archaeon contains the following coding sequences:
- a CDS encoding shikimate kinase yields MAIAHGAATVINAIATGKGAAFGIGLETKATVELNSSGKVVAELHGLKDEDDMLARLCIRSVLDRHAPNRGLGAKVITSSEIPVSRGLKSSSAAANAMIMATLQALDVEMDTVEAVRLGTRCAIEAGVSVTGAFDDACASMLGGLVVTDNHCDQIVKRTAMPEDLRVIIHVPHSQIRKSGLPLERMRLLSPIIDIAYQKVLVGRWPEAMIINSLAYSAALSLDPRMTVDAMQQGAVAAGLSGTGPATAILVKERRVKAVVEALGGKDFILADIYNGEE; encoded by the coding sequence GTGGCGATCGCGCACGGGGCGGCGACGGTCATCAACGCCATCGCCACGGGGAAGGGAGCGGCCTTCGGCATCGGTCTGGAGACCAAGGCCACGGTGGAGCTCAACTCCTCGGGCAAGGTGGTGGCGGAGCTGCACGGCCTGAAGGACGAGGATGACATGCTCGCCAGGCTATGTATCCGAAGCGTCCTGGACCGGCACGCTCCTAACCGGGGTCTGGGCGCCAAGGTGATCACTTCATCGGAGATACCAGTGTCTCGAGGATTGAAGAGCAGTAGTGCCGCGGCGAACGCCATGATCATGGCAACGCTGCAAGCACTGGATGTCGAGATGGATACCGTGGAGGCGGTGCGCTTGGGCACGAGGTGCGCCATCGAGGCCGGGGTCTCCGTGACTGGAGCTTTCGACGATGCCTGCGCTTCCATGCTCGGTGGCCTGGTGGTCACGGACAACCACTGCGATCAGATCGTCAAGCGCACGGCCATGCCTGAGGACCTGCGAGTCATCATCCATGTGCCACATTCACAGATACGCAAGAGCGGCCTGCCCTTGGAACGCATGCGCCTCCTGTCCCCCATAATCGACATCGCTTACCAGAAAGTGCTGGTGGGCAGGTGGCCGGAGGCCATGATCATCAACTCCCTGGCCTATTCGGCAGCACTCTCGCTGGACCCAAGGATGACGGTGGATGCCATGCAGCAAGGCGCGGTGGCCGCAGGACTGTCTGGAACGGGACCGGCCACGGCCATCCTGGTCAAGGAGCGCCGAGTGAAGGCGGTCGTCGAGGCCCTAGGGGGAAAGGATTTCATCCTGGCGGACATCTACAACGGTGAGGAATAG
- the aroE gene encoding shikimate dehydrogenase encodes MTRICVSINELTLGSALAAARSAVEKGAELIEVRFDLMDELPTELSEFTSIDVPKIATLRASAQGGKYTGSEADRTAFLRKAIQVGFKYIDLEDDSELLFKAYETFEGASIIASHHDLERTPSASSMVETLVKEVARADVAKAAYMVSSVSDVLNLVQAGKTFSAAGREFALMGMGPMGEITRVCADRMGCALAYAALEPGKEAAPGQLDLMTMKRLMGEKVVVGVVGASLSHSRSALMHNAAFEHLSVPGRYFKLETRLDELETLIELALELEMRGFNVTIPYKETIIPLLDSLDEVAKKVKAVNTVVIENDELRGTNTDVYGVAKTLELAKVEIKGRKALVVGAGGASRACCAALSEGGASVHITNRTMSRAATLAKEFQAQTMELDQAPKMHFDILMNCTPLGMTGYPEALSIGAEIFRPGQFVVDAIYNPPRTKFLEEAEKRGANTRNGEQMLVHQAAKAFELWTGKEAPVDVMMAALRRSLS; translated from the coding sequence ATGACGCGCATCTGCGTTTCCATCAACGAGCTGACGCTTGGGTCGGCGCTCGCAGCGGCCAGGTCCGCGGTCGAGAAGGGAGCGGAACTGATAGAGGTGCGCTTCGACCTGATGGACGAGCTGCCTACGGAGCTGTCGGAGTTCACGTCCATCGACGTTCCCAAGATCGCCACCCTGCGCGCCTCGGCCCAGGGAGGGAAGTACACCGGCAGCGAAGCTGACCGGACAGCCTTCCTGCGAAAGGCCATCCAGGTTGGATTCAAGTACATCGATCTGGAGGACGATTCCGAGCTGCTCTTCAAGGCGTACGAGACGTTCGAGGGAGCGAGCATCATCGCTTCCCACCACGATCTGGAACGAACGCCGTCCGCATCGAGCATGGTGGAAACGCTGGTGAAGGAGGTGGCGCGAGCGGACGTGGCCAAAGCGGCCTACATGGTCAGCTCCGTCAGTGATGTGCTGAACCTCGTGCAAGCCGGCAAGACCTTTTCCGCCGCGGGCAGGGAGTTCGCGCTCATGGGCATGGGACCGATGGGGGAGATCACTCGCGTCTGCGCCGATCGCATGGGATGTGCCCTCGCCTACGCGGCATTAGAACCAGGCAAGGAAGCGGCCCCGGGCCAGCTGGACCTGATGACGATGAAGCGCCTGATGGGCGAAAAGGTGGTGGTGGGAGTGGTGGGCGCGTCGCTTTCGCACTCGCGCTCGGCGCTCATGCACAATGCCGCTTTCGAGCATCTGTCGGTACCGGGACGCTACTTCAAACTGGAGACGAGGCTGGATGAGCTGGAGACGCTTATCGAACTGGCCCTGGAACTGGAGATGCGAGGCTTCAACGTCACAATCCCCTACAAAGAAACGATCATCCCTCTGCTGGACTCATTGGATGAAGTGGCCAAGAAGGTCAAGGCGGTGAACACCGTCGTCATCGAGAACGACGAGCTGAGAGGCACCAACACCGACGTCTACGGCGTGGCCAAGACCCTGGAGCTGGCCAAGGTCGAAATCAAAGGAAGGAAGGCGCTGGTGGTGGGTGCAGGTGGAGCTTCCAGAGCCTGTTGCGCCGCTTTGTCGGAGGGTGGCGCTTCCGTCCACATCACCAATCGCACCATGAGCCGGGCAGCGACCCTGGCCAAGGAATTCCAGGCGCAGACGATGGAACTGGACCAGGCCCCGAAAATGCACTTCGACATCTTGATGAACTGCACCCCCTTGGGGATGACCGGATATCCAGAGGCGCTGTCGATCGGCGCAGAGATCTTCCGGCCCGGACAGTTCGTCGTGGACGCCATCTACAATCCCCCTCGCACCAAGTTCTTGGAAGAGGCGGAAAAGAGAGGAGCGAACACCCGAAACGGCGAGCAGATGCTGGTGCACCAGGCAGCCAAGGCCTTCGAACTCTGGACTGGGAAGGAAGCTCCAGTGGACGTGATGATGGCGGCGCTCAGGAGGTCGCTCTCTTGA